The following are encoded together in the Daucus carota subsp. sativus chromosome 5, DH1 v3.0, whole genome shotgun sequence genome:
- the LOC108222868 gene encoding uncharacterized protein LOC108222868 isoform X3, whose product MPVVRMRRSTRGFKVLRSGKRVWTDQLVEVGKKQPRKRARAKDKKVSAEKSVEEAPVLKDNEKVDDGFDMSREKIEMDVDEDTRKDSVKGREKPRGAVYVRKDKMGTVESPVSSTFGSFGVHKRRSLRLRKGRICSPLVAGNADGALPGDSSIGPDVFPCSSVESGQQAISSLVDNSITSVRKRKHSLPGLIENIDTSTCCTNILVIESDRCYRVEGAAFNLVKSDANQWFVAIEKDGTRRYDVIVQQVMRTCSFNRITHAVIWTCDNGWRLEFPNRRDWLIFKELYKECAEHNIKAPRGSGIPVPGVHEVPSYSQSSRGSFKRPHSYITWKDDELTRALAKETAYYDLDCEDELWLDKFNNESFQDKRINKHVSAAAFEQIINSFEKGLYCRQEDYSDVRIAVDLSLNLERKEVLEAVHNYWMRKRKQKKSALSRVFQCYQLRETHISAAVILGKKRSCTRQATRSGRGQQRTFSSSIGLPLHHPLFC is encoded by the exons ATGCCAGTTGTAAGAATGCGTAGAAGTACAAGAGGGTTTAAGGTTTTGCGGTCAGGAAAGCGGGTGTGGACTGATCAACTAGTTGAGGTTGGAAAGAAACAGCCCCGTAAAAGAGCCAGGGCTAAGGACAAAAAGGTCTCGGCTGAAAAGTCTGTAGAGGAGGCACCTGTATTAAAAGATAATGAGAAGGTGGATGACGGTTTTGATATGAGTCGAGAAAAAATTGAGATGGATGTTGATGAAGATACTAGAAAAGATTCAGTCAAGGGAAGGGAGAAACCAAGGGGAGCTGTATATGTGAGGAAAGATAAAATGGGTACAGTTGAATCTCCAGTTAGCTCTACATTTGGATCCTTTGGTGTCCATAAAAGGAGGAGTCTTAGGTTGAGGAAGGGTAGAATATGTTCACCATTGGTCGCAGGGAATGCAGATGGTGCTCTGCCTGGTGATTCGTCTATCGGACCTGATGTCTTTCCATGCTCTTCTGTAGAATCTGGTCAGCAGGCTATTAGTTCTCTTGTTGATAATTCCATCACAAGTGTTAGAAAACGAAAGCATTCACTTCCAGGGTTAATAGAGAATATTGATACTTCAACCTGCTGTACAAATATATTGGTTATTGAATCAGATAGATGTTACAGGGTAGAAGGAGCTGCCTTTAACTTGGTAAAATCAGATGCAAACCAGTGGTTTGTTGCAATTGAGAAGGATGGCACAAGGAGATATGATGTTATCGTGCAGCAGGTTATGAGAACATGTAGCTTTAACAGAATTACTCATGCAGTTATATGGACATGTGATAATGGTTGGAGGCTAGAGTTTCCTAACCGGAGGGATTGGTTGATTTTCAAAGAGCTGTATAAGGAATGTGCTGAACACAATATTAAGGCTCCTAGAGGGAGTGGCATTCCTGTTCCTGGGGTGCATGAAGTACCAAGCTACAGTCAAAGTAGCCGTGGTTCCTTCAAAAGACCACACTCATACATCACATGGAAAGATGATGAATTGACTAGAGCATTGGCAAAGGAGACTGCATACTACGACTTGGATTGTGAAGATGAACTGTGGCTAGACAAGTTCAATAATGAGTCTTTTCAAGATAAGCGAATTAATAAGCATGTGTCAGCTGCTGCTTTTGAGCAGATTATTAACTCTTTTGAGAAAGGTTTGTACTGCAGGCAAGAGGATTATTCTGATGTCAGAATTGCTGTTGATCTTTCATTGAATTTAGAAAGAAAGGAGGTTCTAGAAGCTGTACACAACTATTGGATGAGAAAACGGAAGCAAAAAAAGTCGGCCCTGTCCAGAGTTTTCCAG TGTTACCAACTGAGGGAAACTCATATTTCAGCGGCAGTTATTCTTGGCAAGAAAAGGTCATGTACTCGACAAGCTACCAGAAGTGGAAGAGGCCAGCAAAGAACTTTTTCATCAAGTATAGGTCTACCTTTACATCATccattattttgttaa
- the LOC108222222 gene encoding zeatin O-glucosyltransferase — translation MNNHNEAQKQATQSEVIVVIIPFPTQGHLNQLLHLSRLVSSYYIPVHYVTTPIHCRQAKLRIQGWNSLSSPLINFHEFSVPAFDSPPANPHSAFQFPSHLVPSFFSALHLRKQVAQLLSALSETTKRVVVIYDYLIPYVGQDVASLPNGEAYCFHPLSAFRTFCETVGESRFEIIDDHLIKQLPCVAPTLSSEVMEFFSKQREDLVQYSSGALFNTCRAIEAPFLDVLAEEKGRQWAIGPFNPLKIFKPKDPSHGRHKCLEWLDKQVHESVMYVSFGTTTSLTDDQVESLAIGLEKSGQKFIWVLRDADKGDIFLDDVRAYKLPNHYEERLELNGQGMIVRDWAPQLEILAHASTGGFMSHCGWNSCMESITMEVPIATWPMHSDQPHNALLVTEVLKIGVVVKDWESRDKLVESLTIENAVRELMASEKGEVIRKRAVVLGSAVKRSVADGGDTHVEIDNFIAHIRR, via the coding sequence ATGAACAATCACAATGAGGCACAAAAGCAAGCAACACAGAGTGAAGTGATAGTAGTGATCATTCCTTTTCCTACACAAGGCCATCTGAACCAGCTCCTCCACCTCTCCCGTCTCGTCTCGTCGTACTATATTCCGGTTCATTATGTCACCACTCCTATCCACTGCCGCCAGGCCAAGCTCAGAATCCAGGGCTGGAACTCCCTCTCAAGTCCCCTGATTAATTTTCATGAATTTTCAGTGCCTGCTTTCGACTCCCCTCCTGCGAACCCACACTCTGCCTTCCAGTTCCCTTCACATCTTGTACCATCTTTTTTCTCCGCCTTGCACCTCCGAAAACAAGTAGCTCAACTACTATCAGCTCTGTCTGAAACCACCAAAAGGGTTGTCGTAATTTATGACTATCTGATTCCCTATGTTGGTCAAGATGTGGCCTCTTTGCCAAATGGAGAGGCCTATTGTTTTCATCCCCTCTCAGCTTTTCGGACATTCTGTGAAACAGTGGGGGAATCCCGTTTTGAAATTATCGATGATCATCTTATAAAACAGCTTCCTTGTGTAGCACCTACTCTCAGTTCAGAAGTCATGGAATTCTTTTCTAAGCAGCGTGAGGATCTTGTTCAGTACAGCTCGGGTGCACTTTTCAATACCTGTAGAGCAATCGAAGCTCCATTTCTTGATGTGCTAGCCGAAGAAAAGGGCAGACAGTGGGCTATTGGACCATTCAACccattgaaaatattcaagccTAAGGATCCATCTCACGGACGCCACAAATGCTTGGAGTGGCTAGACAAACAAGTTCACGAATCTGTAATGTATGTTTCTTTCGGGACAACAACTAGTTTAACAGACGACCAAGTTGAGAGCCTTGCCATTGGCCTTGAAAAAAGTGGTCAAAAGTTCATTTGGGTGCTGCGTGATGCGGATAAAGGAGACATATTTTTAGACGATGTGAGAGCATATAAGTTGCCAAATCATTACGAAGAAAGATTAGAACTAAACGGACAGGGAATGATAGTGAGAGATTGGGCGCCTCAGTTGGAGATTTTGGCGCATGCTTCTACCGGAGGATTTATGAGTCATTGCGGATGGAATTCATGTATGGAAAGTATTACGATGGAAGTGCCTATAGCAACATGGCCAATGCATTCTGATCAGCCTCACAATGCCTTGTTAGTGACGGAGGTTCTTAAAATCGGAGTTGTGGTCAAGGACTGGGAGAGTAGAGATAAGTTAGTGGAGTCATTGACGATTGAGAATGCTGTTAGAGAGTTGATGGCATCGGAGAAAGGAGAAGTGATAAGGAAGAGAGCAGTAGTGTTGGGTTCGGCTGTCAAGAGATCTGTTGCCGATGGTGGTGATACTCACGTAGAGATTGATAACTTCATTGCTCACATACGAAGATAG
- the LOC108222868 gene encoding uncharacterized protein LOC108222868 isoform X2 encodes MPVVRMRRSTRGFKVLRSGKRVWTDQLVEVGKKQPRKRARAKDKKVSAEKSVEEAPVLKDNEKVDDGFDMSREKIEMDVDEDTRKDSVKGREKPRGAVYVRKDKMGTVESPVSSTFGSFGVHKRRSLRLRKGRICSPLVAGNADGALPGDSSIGPDVFPCSSVESGQQAISSLVDNSITSVRKRKHSLPGLIENIDTSTCCTNILVIESDRCYRVEGAAFNLVKSDANQWFVAIEKDGTRRYDVIVQQVMRTCSFNRITHAVIWTCDNGWRLEFPNRRDWLIFKELYKECAEHNIKAPRGSGIPVPGVHEVPSYSQSSRGSFKRPHSYITWKDDELTRALAKETAYYDLDCEDELWLDKFNNESFQDKRINKHVSAAAFEQIINSFEKGLYCRQEDYSDVRIAVDLSLNLERKEVLEAVHNYWMRKRKQKKSALSRVFQCYQLRETHISAAVILGKKRSCTRQATRSGRGQQRTFSSTLLLQDFV; translated from the exons ATGCCAGTTGTAAGAATGCGTAGAAGTACAAGAGGGTTTAAGGTTTTGCGGTCAGGAAAGCGGGTGTGGACTGATCAACTAGTTGAGGTTGGAAAGAAACAGCCCCGTAAAAGAGCCAGGGCTAAGGACAAAAAGGTCTCGGCTGAAAAGTCTGTAGAGGAGGCACCTGTATTAAAAGATAATGAGAAGGTGGATGACGGTTTTGATATGAGTCGAGAAAAAATTGAGATGGATGTTGATGAAGATACTAGAAAAGATTCAGTCAAGGGAAGGGAGAAACCAAGGGGAGCTGTATATGTGAGGAAAGATAAAATGGGTACAGTTGAATCTCCAGTTAGCTCTACATTTGGATCCTTTGGTGTCCATAAAAGGAGGAGTCTTAGGTTGAGGAAGGGTAGAATATGTTCACCATTGGTCGCAGGGAATGCAGATGGTGCTCTGCCTGGTGATTCGTCTATCGGACCTGATGTCTTTCCATGCTCTTCTGTAGAATCTGGTCAGCAGGCTATTAGTTCTCTTGTTGATAATTCCATCACAAGTGTTAGAAAACGAAAGCATTCACTTCCAGGGTTAATAGAGAATATTGATACTTCAACCTGCTGTACAAATATATTGGTTATTGAATCAGATAGATGTTACAGGGTAGAAGGAGCTGCCTTTAACTTGGTAAAATCAGATGCAAACCAGTGGTTTGTTGCAATTGAGAAGGATGGCACAAGGAGATATGATGTTATCGTGCAGCAGGTTATGAGAACATGTAGCTTTAACAGAATTACTCATGCAGTTATATGGACATGTGATAATGGTTGGAGGCTAGAGTTTCCTAACCGGAGGGATTGGTTGATTTTCAAAGAGCTGTATAAGGAATGTGCTGAACACAATATTAAGGCTCCTAGAGGGAGTGGCATTCCTGTTCCTGGGGTGCATGAAGTACCAAGCTACAGTCAAAGTAGCCGTGGTTCCTTCAAAAGACCACACTCATACATCACATGGAAAGATGATGAATTGACTAGAGCATTGGCAAAGGAGACTGCATACTACGACTTGGATTGTGAAGATGAACTGTGGCTAGACAAGTTCAATAATGAGTCTTTTCAAGATAAGCGAATTAATAAGCATGTGTCAGCTGCTGCTTTTGAGCAGATTATTAACTCTTTTGAGAAAGGTTTGTACTGCAGGCAAGAGGATTATTCTGATGTCAGAATTGCTGTTGATCTTTCATTGAATTTAGAAAGAAAGGAGGTTCTAGAAGCTGTACACAACTATTGGATGAGAAAACGGAAGCAAAAAAAGTCGGCCCTGTCCAGAGTTTTCCAG TGTTACCAACTGAGGGAAACTCATATTTCAGCGGCAGTTATTCTTGGCAAGAAAAGGTCATGTACTCGACAAGCTACCAGAAGTGGAAGAGGCCAGCAAAGAACTTTTTCATCAA CCTTGCTCTTGCAGGATTTTGTTTGA
- the LOC108220947 gene encoding zeatin O-glucosyltransferase — protein MSCNNEAQKQATESEVAVVIVPFPAQGHLNQLLHLSRLVSSYNIPVHYVTTAIHSRQAKLRVQGWDSLSSPLINFHEFSVPAFDSPPANPHSAFQFPSHLVPSFYSALHLRKHVAELLSALSTTAKRVVVIYDYLIPYVGQDVASLPNGEAYSFHPLSAFRIFCETVGESGFETIDDQVVKQLPSILSTLSSEVMEFFLKQREDLVQYSSGALFNTCKAIEAPFLDVLAKGNEKQWAIGPFNPMDLRKARDSSYVRHKCLEWLDKQVRESVIYVSFGTTTSLTDDQVESLAIGLEKSGQKFIWVLRDADKGDIFLNDVRAYKLPNHYEERLELNGQGMIVRDWAPQLEILAHSSVGGFMSHCGWNSCLESITMGVPMATWPMHSDQPHNALLVTQVLKIGVVVKDWESRDKLVESSTIENAVRELMASEKGEDIRKRAAELGSAVKRSVAIGGDTRAEIDNFIAHIQR, from the coding sequence ATGAGCTGTAACAATGAGGCACAGAAGCAAGCAACAGAGAGTGAAGTGGCCGTAGTAATCGTTCCTTTCCCTGCACAAGGCCATCTGAACCAGCTCCTCCACCTCTCTCGTCTCGTCTCGTCGTACAATATTCCGGTTCACTATGTGACCACTGCTATCCACTCTCGCCAGGCCAAGCTCAGAGTCCAGGGTTGGGACTCTCTCTCAAGTCCCCTGAtaaattttcatgaattttCGGTGCCTGCTTTCGACTCTCCTCCTGCTAATCCGCATTCTGCCTTCCAATTCCCTTCGCATCTTGTACCGTCTTTCTATTCTGCATTACATCTTCGAAAACATGTGGCTGAACTACTGTCAGCTCTGTCCACCACTGCCAAAAGGGTTGTCGTAATTTATGACTATCTGATTCCTTATGTTGGTCAAGATGTGGCCTCATTGCCGAATGGAGAAGCCTATTCTTTTCATCCCCTCTCAGCTTTTCGTATATTCTGTGAAACAGTGGGGGAATCAGGCTTTGAAACCATCGATGATCAGGTTGTGAAACAGCTTCCTAGTATACTATCTACACTCAGTTCAGAAGTcatggaattttttttaaagcagCGGGAGGATCTTGTTCAGTACAGCTCTGGTGCACTTTTCAATACGTGCAAGGCAATCGAAGCTCCATTCCTAGATGTGCTTGCAAAAGGAAACGAAAAACAATGGGCTATCGGTCCATTTAACCCCATGGATCTACGCAAGGCCAGGGATTCATCTTACGTGCGCCACAAATGCTTGGAGTGGCTAGACAAACAAGTTCGTGAATCTGTAATATATGTTTCATTCGGGACAACAACTAGTTTAACAGACGACCAAGTTGAGAGCCTTGCCATTGGGCTAGAAAAAAGTGGTCAAAAGTTCATTTGGGTACTGCGTGATGCGGATAAAGGAGACATATTCCTTAATGATGTAAGAGCATATAAGTTGCCAAATCATTACGAAGAGAGATTAGAACTAAACGGGCAAGGTATGATAGTGAGAGATTGGGCGCCTCAGTTAGAGATTTTGGCTCATTCATCTGTTGGAGGATTTATGAGTCATTGTGGATGGAATTCATGTTTGGAAAGTATTACAATGGGAGTGCCTATGGCAACATGGCCTATGCATTCTGATCAGCCTCACAATGCTTTGCTGGTGACTCAGGTTCTTAAAATCGGAGTTGTGGTCAAGGATTGGGAGAGTAGGGATAAGTTGGTGGAGTCATCGACGATTGAGAATGCTGTTAGAGAGTTGATGGCATCAGAGAAAGGAGAAGATATAAGGAAGAGAGCAGCAGAGTTGGGTTCGGCTGTCAAGAGATCTGTTGCTATAGGAGGCGATACTCGTGCTGAGATTGATAACTTCATTGCTCACATACAAAGATAG
- the LOC108222869 gene encoding nudix hydrolase 26, chloroplastic: protein MGVCIITSILRISPSLNSSCRISKSKAPLRRFNANRITCSSSSMDSSPPGYRRNVGICLINSDNKVFSASRLDIPEAWQMPQGGIDESENPRDAAIRELREETGVTSAEIIAEVPHWLTYDFPPDVREKLNRQWGSDWKGQAQKWFLFRFTGKDAEINLLGDGTEKPEFGEWSWLSPEQVLDRAVEFKKSVYKEVLEVFSSHLNSNL from the exons ATGGGTGTATGTATAATCACCTCCATTTTGCGCATATCTCCGTCTCTAAACTCCAGTTGTAGAATATCAAAAAGCAAAGCGCCACTCCGCCGTTTCAACGCCAATCGAATCACGTGCAGCAGCTCATCAATGGATTCATCTCCTCCTGGTTACAGAAGAAACGTCGGTATTTGCCTCATCAATTCCGATAACAAG GTTTTCTCAGCTTCACGGCTGGATATACCGGAAGCATGGCAAATGCCGCAG GGTGGAATTGATGAAAGTGAAAATCCAAGAGATGCAGCTATCAGGGAACTTAGAGAAGAAACTGGAGTTACCTCAGCAGAAATTATCGCAGag GTACCACATTGGTTGACATATGATTTCCCTCCGGATGTCAGGGAAAAATTAAATCGCCAGTGGGGATCAGACTGGAAAGGTCAAGCACAGAAATG GTTCCTGTTTAGATTTACCGGAAAGGATGCTGAAATAAATCTCTTGGGCGATGGTACTGAGAAACCTGAGTTTGGAGAATGGTCATGGCTGTCACCAGAACAAGTACTTGACCGA GCAGTGGAGTTCAAGAAATCAGTTTACAAGGAAGTTTTGGAAGTTTTCTCCTCTCATCTCAACTCAAACTTATGA
- the LOC108222207 gene encoding geraniol 8-hydroxylase, with the protein MPEVSQTSHFGSLVDQLSSLNPLSPILICIFSSQTTVPIGFMDTILISVAMCILLAFTLRFFRRIISKAPQKLPPGPYPLPIIGNIHKLGKLPHKSLNNLAQVYGPIMRLKLGRVTTIVISSSSAAQQVLQKQDLAFSNRLVPDATRGSDHHKYSVVFLSVGSRWRSLRKITTSCILAANKLDASKHIRSRKVHELIGYCNTCSQIREAVDIGSATFLTSLNLLSNTIFSKDMIDLYQDTEEGKTFRELVWNLMVEAGKPNLVDFFPIFKWIDPQGVNRRVAGYCEKLLELFDGLINERLELKRSGNSSEKSTTDVLDELLTMLQTNEMDKTQIQHLFVDLFVAGTDTTSSTVEWAMAEILRKSETILVKAKAELNQVIGRGKIIEEADISRLPYLQCIVKETLRLHPPAPFLVPRQVQEDVHLCGYTIPKNSRILVNAWTIGRDPLIWKNSLSFQPERFLDSEVVDVNDHDYELIPFGAGRRICPGLPLAMGVVPVMLGSLINCFDWILEGGIAGEEVDMEEKFGVTLAKLHPFRAVPTLVVGL; encoded by the exons ATGCCCGAAGTCTCACAAACGTCTCATTTCGGTAGTTTAGTTGATCAACTATCATCTCTCAACCCCCTGTCTCCGATATTGATCTGCATCTTCAGCTCTCAGACCACAGTTCCAATAGGATTCATGGATACAATTTTGATCAGTGTAGCCATGTGCATCCTGCTAGCCTTTACTCTCCGCTTCTTCCGAAGAATTATAAGCAAAGCTCCTCAAAAACTTCCACCAGGACCTTATCCTTTGCCCATCATCGGAAATATACACAAACTAGGCAAGCTCCCTCATAAGTCCTTAAACAATCTTGCTCAGGTTTACGGTCCCATCATGCGTCTGAAATTAGGCCGTGTAACCACCATAGTCATTTCTTCATCAAGCGCAGCTCAACAAGTCCTCCAAAAGCAAGATTTGGCCTTCTCTAATCGTCTTGTTCCCGATGCTACACGCGGTTCTGACCATCACAAGTACTCAGTAGTATTCTTGTCTGTCGGTAGTCGGTGGAgaagtttaagaaaaattacGACCTCATGTATACTTGCAGCCAACAAGCTCGATGCAAGTAAGCATATACGAAGTAGGAAGGTGCATGAGCTTATTGGCTACTGTAACACGTGTAGCCAGATTCGTGAGGCTGTAGACATTGGTAGTGCTACATTTTTAACTTCGCTTAATCTTTTGTCCAACACTATATTTTCAAAGGATATGATAGATTTGTATCAGGATACCGAGGAGGGTAAAACCTTCAGGGAGTTGGTGTGGAACTTGATGGTTGAGGCGGGTAAGCCTAATTTGGTAGATTTCTTTCCTATTTTTAAGTGGATCGATCCACAAGGTGTAAACCGGCGAGTTGCTGGTTATTGTGAGAAGCTACTCGAGTTGTTTGATGGTTTGATAAATGAGCGCTTGGAGTTGAAGAGATCGGGAAATTCCAGTGAGAAGAGTACAACAGACGTGCTTGATGAACTGTTAACGATGTTACAAACAAATGAGATGGACAAAACTCAAATCCAACACCTGTTTGTG GACTTGTTTGTTGCAGGAACAGATACAACTTCAAGTACAGTGGAATGGGCAATGGCTGAGATATTACGAAAGTCAGAAACAATATTAGTCAAGGCGAAAGCTGAGCTGAACCAAGTGATTGGAAGAGGAAAGATTATTGAAGAAGCGGACATATCTAGGTTGCCTTATTTGCAATGTATTGTGAAAGAAACTTTAAGACTGCATCCACCGGCTCCTTTCTTAGTACCTCGCCAAGTACAAGAAGATGTCCACCTCTGTGGCTACACTATTCCAAAGAATTCGCGAATTCTAGTCAATGCATGGACTATCGGACGTGATCCCCTGATATGGAAAAATTCCTTGTCATTTCAACCGGAGAGGTTCCTGGACTCTGAAGTAGTTGACGTGAATGACCATGATTACGAGCTAATTCCATTTGGTGCAGGTCGAAGGATATGTCCGGGATTGCCATTGGCCATGGGGGTGGTGCCAGTGATGTTGGGCTCCCTCATAAATTGTTTTGACTGGATACTCGAAGGTGGAATTGCAGGAGAGGAAGTGGACATGGAGGAGAAGTTTGGGGTCACTCTAGCAAAGCTTCATCCGTTTCGTGCTGTACCAACTCTAGTTGTAGGCTTGTAG
- the LOC108222868 gene encoding uncharacterized protein LOC108222868 isoform X1 encodes MPVVRMRRSTRGFKVLRSGKRVWTDQLVEVGKKQPRKRARAKDKKVSAEKSVEEAPVLKDNEKVDDGFDMSREKIEMDVDEDTRKDSVKGREKPRGAVYVRKDKMGTVESPVSSTFGSFGVHKRRSLRLRKGRICSPLVAGNADGALPGDSSIGPDVFPCSSVESGQQAISSLVDNSITSVRKRKHSLPGLIENIDTSTCCTNILVIESDRCYRVEGAAFNLVKSDANQWFVAIEKDGTRRYDVIVQQVMRTCSFNRITHAVIWTCDNGWRLEFPNRRDWLIFKELYKECAEHNIKAPRGSGIPVPGVHEVPSYSQSSRGSFKRPHSYITWKDDELTRALAKETAYYDLDCEDELWLDKFNNESFQDKRINKHVSAAAFEQIINSFEKGLYCRQEDYSDVRIAVDLSLNLERKEVLEAVHNYWMRKRKQKKSALSRVFQCYQLRETHISAAVILGKKRSCTRQATRSGRGQQRTFSSRFCLMPGKLPSCQSNESIFFIETNLNRACYSASIIMPNS; translated from the exons ATGCCAGTTGTAAGAATGCGTAGAAGTACAAGAGGGTTTAAGGTTTTGCGGTCAGGAAAGCGGGTGTGGACTGATCAACTAGTTGAGGTTGGAAAGAAACAGCCCCGTAAAAGAGCCAGGGCTAAGGACAAAAAGGTCTCGGCTGAAAAGTCTGTAGAGGAGGCACCTGTATTAAAAGATAATGAGAAGGTGGATGACGGTTTTGATATGAGTCGAGAAAAAATTGAGATGGATGTTGATGAAGATACTAGAAAAGATTCAGTCAAGGGAAGGGAGAAACCAAGGGGAGCTGTATATGTGAGGAAAGATAAAATGGGTACAGTTGAATCTCCAGTTAGCTCTACATTTGGATCCTTTGGTGTCCATAAAAGGAGGAGTCTTAGGTTGAGGAAGGGTAGAATATGTTCACCATTGGTCGCAGGGAATGCAGATGGTGCTCTGCCTGGTGATTCGTCTATCGGACCTGATGTCTTTCCATGCTCTTCTGTAGAATCTGGTCAGCAGGCTATTAGTTCTCTTGTTGATAATTCCATCACAAGTGTTAGAAAACGAAAGCATTCACTTCCAGGGTTAATAGAGAATATTGATACTTCAACCTGCTGTACAAATATATTGGTTATTGAATCAGATAGATGTTACAGGGTAGAAGGAGCTGCCTTTAACTTGGTAAAATCAGATGCAAACCAGTGGTTTGTTGCAATTGAGAAGGATGGCACAAGGAGATATGATGTTATCGTGCAGCAGGTTATGAGAACATGTAGCTTTAACAGAATTACTCATGCAGTTATATGGACATGTGATAATGGTTGGAGGCTAGAGTTTCCTAACCGGAGGGATTGGTTGATTTTCAAAGAGCTGTATAAGGAATGTGCTGAACACAATATTAAGGCTCCTAGAGGGAGTGGCATTCCTGTTCCTGGGGTGCATGAAGTACCAAGCTACAGTCAAAGTAGCCGTGGTTCCTTCAAAAGACCACACTCATACATCACATGGAAAGATGATGAATTGACTAGAGCATTGGCAAAGGAGACTGCATACTACGACTTGGATTGTGAAGATGAACTGTGGCTAGACAAGTTCAATAATGAGTCTTTTCAAGATAAGCGAATTAATAAGCATGTGTCAGCTGCTGCTTTTGAGCAGATTATTAACTCTTTTGAGAAAGGTTTGTACTGCAGGCAAGAGGATTATTCTGATGTCAGAATTGCTGTTGATCTTTCATTGAATTTAGAAAGAAAGGAGGTTCTAGAAGCTGTACACAACTATTGGATGAGAAAACGGAAGCAAAAAAAGTCGGCCCTGTCCAGAGTTTTCCAG TGTTACCAACTGAGGGAAACTCATATTTCAGCGGCAGTTATTCTTGGCAAGAAAAGGTCATGTACTCGACAAGCTACCAGAAGTGGAAGAGGCCAGCAAAGAACTTTTTCATCAA GATTTTGTTTGATGCCAGGAAAACTTCCATCGTGCCAGTCAAATGAAAGTATTTTTTTCATCGAAACCAATTTAAACAGAGCTTGTTACTCAGCCTCAATTATCATGCCTAACAGTTAA